One Sandaracinaceae bacterium genomic window, GCAGGCGCAGCGACCACTGCTGGTCCCACGGGCGCGGCAGCGAGAGCGCCTCGTTCCAGGCGGGGAGCTGCAGCGCGCGGCAGCGGGCGTTGCGGCTGAGGGTCACACCCAGCGTCTCGATCAGGATGCGCCAGGCGTTGTTCTCCGGTTGGTTCTCGGTCAGGCCCAGCGAGTTCACCTGCACGCCGTAGCGGAAGCGCCGCATGCGCTTGTCCGCGACCTTGTAGCGCTCGGTGGTGATCTCCTCCCACATCTCCGCGAACGCGCGCATCTTGCACATCTCTTCGACGAAGCGGATGCCGCTGTTCACGAAGAAGCTGATGCGCCCCACGGCCTGCTCGAACTGCTCGGGCGTGAAGTGCCCGCGCTCCTTGAGCGTGTCCAGCGTGCCGATGGCGTTGACCAGCGCGAAGGCCAGCTCCTGTCCTGGCGTCGCGCCAGCCTCTTGCAGGTGGTACGAGCAGATGTTGCTGGCGTTCCAGTTGGGCACCCGCTCCAGGCACCACTCGTACATCTCGGCGATGATGCGCAGGCTGGCCTGGGGCGGGAAGATGTAGGTCCCGCGTGCCAGGTACTCCTTGACGATGTCGTTCTGCGTGGTGCCGCGCAGCAGCTTCTCGTCCGTGCCGCGCTCGCGCGCCAGCGCCACGTACAGCGCCAGCAACCACATGCTCGTGCCGTTGATGGTCATCGACGTGTTCATCCGATCGAGGGGGATCTGATCGAAGAGCACGTGGAAGTCGTCGAGCGAGTTGATGGGCACGCCCACCTTGCCCACCTCGGGCCGCGCCAGGCTGTGGTCCGAGCTGTAGCCACACTGGGTGGGCAGGTCGAACGCGATGGAGAGGCCGGTCTGGCCCGCCTCCAGGTTCTTGCGGTAGAGCTCGTTGGACGCGCGCGGGCTGCTGTGACCGGCGTACGTACGGAAGATCCAGGGCGTCTCGCGGTCGAGGACGTCGCCGGCCTTGGTGACCAATTGGTGGGCCTTCGGGCTCATGATCTGCTCGCTTCCGGGGCTGCGGGTGGGTCCGCGCCTTGTTCCACGGAGCGTGTCACGTGGCGTGGGGTCGCGGCCAGGGGAGGGACGTGACGCACGGCGACAGCGGATGCCGCTGCGCGTCATGAGTCGAACGCTAGTGCGCAGGGGAGGGCCTGTCAATTCGCGGCGACGCCGGACGAATGGTGAAACGCGTTGCATTTCAGGTGCTTCGCCTTGCCGTTGGGGCTGCCCCACCGACCATCCGGGCGCACGCTCCGGATGCGCACCAGGCAGAGGGCGGGGCGCGAGTGGGGCTGCTACGCTGTGGGCGCTCCGCATGCGCGCGCGCTTCTGCTTCAAGGTCTCGCCCATCGACCCGTCGCGTCGAGACTTCGAGGCGCACTTCATCCCGGCCGACGCGCTCGTCCGAGCCGATGGCCGCGTGCGTGTCCGGCGGCTCCTGGACGCGTGGTGGCGCGTTCGGTCACCCACGCCCTACGACCTCTGTGGCGGTCTGCTCTTCTGGTCCACCGTCGGTCCGTGGGGTTTCGCCGAGGACCAGGCGGACTTTCTGCCGGTGACCCTCGACTACGTCAGCTACGCCGGGCTGTGGTTCGAGGCGGCCGCCGAGATGGGAGAGTGTGCTTCGGGCGAGCGCACGCTCCACATCCACGGCGCGCACCTGCTGCTCACCTGGCGCGACGGGGCGGGCACGCTGCGCTGCGTCCATCCGTCCGAGCTCGCGCCTCTCGAGTTCGAGAGTCTGCGTTTCGTCTCCGCCGTGCGAGAAGCCTCGTCGTTCTATCAGCAGGTGCGCGGTGAGCTCCTGCGCCAGCTGGACTACGCCTGGAACGACCCGCCCCGGCGCCCGCACGTCGGCGCGATGCGGGCCGGGCTCCCTTCGTACGAAGGACAGCACGGGCGACTGCTCGCGCTCCCCTGAGACCGAGACGTCCAACGACGCCGCGTGACGCGGGACACGAGCGGTCCATGGCGACACCGCACGTCCGCCGCTTGCGGACCCGCACGGTCACCGATACGGTGAGCCCCGCGTGTGCTCGGGTGCATGCGCGAGCGCGCTCCCGGCGACGCTCTCGACCCTTTCGAAGGAGCTGTTGCGTGCCGACATTCGACGTCGTGTCCGAGCTGGATCTGCAAGAAGTGAAGAACGCCCTGGACCAGGCCCAGAAGGAGGTGGCGCAGCGCTTCGACTTCAAGGGCACGGACGCGTCGGTGGAGCTCAAGGACCAGACCATCGTCATCCGCGCCAACAG contains:
- a CDS encoding protein meaA, encoding MSPKAHQLVTKAGDVLDRETPWIFRTYAGHSSPRASNELYRKNLEAGQTGLSIAFDLPTQCGYSSDHSLARPEVGKVGVPINSLDDFHVLFDQIPLDRMNTSMTINGTSMWLLALYVALARERGTDEKLLRGTTQNDIVKEYLARGTYIFPPQASLRIIAEMYEWCLERVPNWNASNICSYHLQEAGATPGQELAFALVNAIGTLDTLKERGHFTPEQFEQAVGRISFFVNSGIRFVEEMCKMRAFAEMWEEITTERYKVADKRMRRFRYGVQVNSLGLTENQPENNAWRILIETLGVTLSRNARCRALQLPAWNEALSLPRPWDQQWSLRL